From the genome of Mustelus asterias chromosome 7, sMusAst1.hap1.1, whole genome shotgun sequence, one region includes:
- the cyp7b1 gene encoding cytochrome P450 7B1, with protein MSLLLLALTLTFLVTWLVRRKRRLGEPPLEQGWIPLIGKAFEFHQDSLRFLVSRQQKWGDIFTVYIAGKYITFVLNPFHYQFVVQHKQLNFEAFSLEISAKAFGHPYLNDPKIPVSSEEIHKLYHCLMGEELNILNASTMKNLQSVLKQEQMRPTDWRIESMFDFCCRILFETSYISLYGMAPKNEHKQIAELREKFLKFDKMFPYLVAGIPIELLGNTKMTRKELISYFTSGKLDQRLNMANIIRERKNLLEGYSYLQDHQRAAHHLAFLWAAHGNMFPAVFWALYYLVKNPEAHAAVHDEIEHVLQAAGQRPGPGFDISLSREDLDSMVILGSAIKESFRLCSSSMNIRVAQEDVTLTFKEEQRIKLRKGDWIALYPQILHMDPEVYENPEVYKYNRFVENGMEKTAFYKGGKKLRYYLMPFGSGSSMCPGRYFAVSEIKMFLSIILTSFDTEIVEGEKSVGLNNDRAGLGILLPDSDVQFRYKWRQ; from the exons GCTTGGAGAACCACCTCTAGAACAAGGCTGGATCCCATTGATTGGCAAAGCATTTGAGTTCCATCAAGATTCTTTACGATTTCTTGTTTCCCGTCAACAGAAATGGGGAGACATCTTCACGGTCTATATCGCAG GAAAGTATATTACCTTTGTTTTAAATCCATTTCATTATCAGTTTGTGGTTCAGCACAAGCAGTTAAACTTTGAAGCATTTTCATTGGAGATATCAGCAAAAGCCTTTGGTCACCCTTATCTAAACGATCCCAAGATACCAGTATCCAGCGAAGAGATCCACAAGCTCTACCACTGCCTAATGGGTGAGGAGCTAAATATTTTGAATGCAAGTACAATGAAGAATCTTCAGAGTGTACTGAAGCAAGAACAGATGAGGCCAACAGATTGGAGAATAGAGAGTATGTTTGATTTCTGTTGTCGTATTTTATTTGAAACCAGTTATATATCTCTCTATGGAATGGCTCCCAAGAATGAGCACAAGCAAATCGCCGAGCTAAGAGAAAAATTTCTTAAATTTGACAAAATGTTTCCCTATCTGGTtgcgggaattcccattgaacttCTAGGCAACACCAAAATGACACGTAAAGAACTGATCAGTTACTTCACGTCTGGAAAATTGGATCAACGGCTAAATATGGCAAATATAATCAGAGAGAGGAAGAACTTGCTCGAGGGGTATTCCTATCTTCAGGATCATCAAAGGGCAG CACATCATCTTGCCTTCCTGTGGGCTGCTCACGGAAACATGTTTCCAGCTGTATTCTGGGCCTTGTATTATCTAGTGAAGAACCCAGAAGCCCATGCAGCTGTGCATGATGAAATTGAGCATGTGTTACAGGCAGCAGGTCAAAGACCGGGCCCTGGCTTCGACATCAGCCTCAGCAGAGAAGATTTAGACAGCATGGTGATCCTAG GAAGTGCAATAAAAGAAAGCTTTCGATTATGCAGTTCCTCAATGAACATCCGAGTTGCCCAGGAGGATGTCACCTTAACGTTTAAAGAAGAGCAGAGAATCAAGTTGAGAAAAGGGGATTGGATAGCCCTTTATCCTCAAATTCTACACATGGACCCAGAGGTTTATGAAAATCCTGAG GTGTACAAGTATAACCGTTTTGTAGAAAATGGAATGGAGAAGACTGCCTTTTACAAAGGAGGAAAGAAGCTTCGGTATTATTTGATGCCTTTTGGTTCTGGATCCAGTATGTGTCCTGGGAGatactttgcagtcagtgagatcAAAATGTTTCTCTCAATAATCTTGACTTCATTTGACACAGAAATAGTTGAAGGGGAAAAGTCAGTGGGACTTAATAATGACCGTGCAGGACTCGGCATCTTATTGCCAGATTCTGATGTCCAGTTCCGTTATAAATGGCGTCAGTGA